From one Streptomyces sp. Q6 genomic stretch:
- a CDS encoding transcriptional regulator, which yields MERTPHATPGQPPEQARTLNVVRSDAYADSVALMRAAGHLTDLPGVETASLVMATAPNKRLLADAGLLTADGDRARPADLLIALRGSADALDRAVAAVDGLLDQDVPPGEEPGAPVPRALTETDPATGLALISVPGPYAAAEALKALRRGLHAFVFSDNVPLDQEVRLKEEAHRLGLLAMGPDCGTALLDGVPLGFANALRPGRIGLIGASGTGLQQISCLLDAAGEGVRQMIGTGGRDLGAEVGGRTTLDAFELLDADPGCALILLVSKPPDPRVAARVLARAVRAEKPVVAAFLGADHPAPGGSVTVVTTLRAAADTAVRVLGGTPTPPWTAPHTEPGPGPFLRALYAGGTFAYEARQVLPAAAETLGPFVPGRQLALPERHVILDLGDDTYTAGRPHPMIDPTVRAAHLRAALTDPGTRVVVLDVVLGHGAGPDPVAPLTAEIERIPVRERPPVIAFVVGTDRDPQDARAQRDLLTAAGVLLAPTSTDAARWAADLVAPRTAARESRLTAAGGRS from the coding sequence ATGGAGCGAACCCCGCACGCCACCCCAGGCCAACCGCCCGAGCAGGCACGCACGTTGAACGTGGTCAGGTCCGACGCGTACGCCGACTCCGTCGCCCTGATGCGCGCCGCGGGACACCTGACCGACCTGCCCGGCGTCGAGACGGCGAGCCTCGTCATGGCCACCGCCCCCAACAAACGCCTCCTCGCCGACGCCGGCCTGCTCACCGCCGACGGTGACCGCGCCCGCCCCGCCGACCTGCTGATCGCCCTGCGCGGCAGTGCCGACGCGCTCGACCGCGCCGTGGCCGCCGTCGACGGGCTGCTCGACCAGGATGTGCCGCCCGGCGAGGAACCGGGCGCACCCGTGCCGCGCGCGCTCACCGAGACCGACCCCGCCACCGGCCTCGCCCTCATCTCGGTCCCCGGCCCCTACGCGGCCGCCGAGGCGCTCAAGGCGCTGCGCCGCGGCCTGCACGCCTTCGTCTTCAGCGACAACGTCCCCCTCGACCAGGAAGTCCGCCTCAAGGAAGAGGCCCACCGGCTCGGCCTGCTCGCCATGGGCCCCGACTGCGGAACCGCCCTCCTCGACGGCGTCCCGCTGGGCTTCGCCAACGCGCTGCGACCGGGCCGCATCGGTCTGATCGGCGCCTCCGGCACGGGACTTCAACAGATCTCCTGCCTCCTGGACGCGGCCGGTGAGGGTGTACGGCAGATGATCGGCACCGGCGGCCGCGACCTCGGCGCCGAGGTCGGGGGGCGTACCACCCTCGACGCCTTCGAGCTCCTCGACGCCGACCCCGGCTGTGCCCTGATCCTGCTGGTGTCGAAGCCCCCGGACCCGCGCGTCGCCGCCCGCGTCCTGGCCCGCGCCGTGCGGGCCGAGAAGCCGGTCGTCGCCGCGTTCCTCGGCGCCGACCATCCGGCGCCGGGCGGATCCGTCACCGTCGTCACGACCCTGCGCGCCGCCGCCGACACCGCCGTACGCGTCCTCGGCGGCACCCCGACCCCGCCGTGGACCGCGCCGCACACCGAGCCGGGCCCGGGGCCCTTCCTGCGAGCCCTGTACGCCGGGGGCACGTTCGCGTACGAGGCGCGGCAGGTGCTGCCCGCCGCGGCCGAGACGCTCGGCCCGTTCGTCCCCGGGCGACAACTCGCCCTGCCCGAGCGGCATGTGATCCTCGACCTCGGTGACGACACCTACACCGCCGGACGTCCCCACCCGATGATCGACCCGACCGTGCGCGCCGCCCACCTGCGGGCCGCGCTCACCGACCCCGGGACCCGCGTCGTCGTCCTCGACGTGGTCCTCGGTCACGGAGCGGGCCCGGACCCGGTGGCCCCGCTGACCGCCGAGATCGAGCGGATCCCCGTACGGGAACGACCGCCTGTCATCGCCTTCGTCGTCGGCACCGACCGCGACCCCCAGGACGCCCGCGCCCAGCGCGACCTGCTCACCGCCGCGGGCGTGCTGCTCGCGCCGACGAGCACGGACGCGGCGCGCTGGGCCGCCGACCTGGTCGCGCCCCGAACCGCAGCGAGGGAAAGCCGGTTGACCGCCGCGGGCGGGCGCTCATGA
- a CDS encoding cation:proton antiporter regulatory subunit codes for MPASRLSRTPLPGIGFRYDLTTREQRQLSVIAHRDGGRTLSAYRSDDPDACELSLRLSSSEAAYLIDALAPSHHSPNLLHTTDLGLVAERIEVSGVSYWNGRLLGETQMRTETGASIVAVLRRAEAIPSPAPDFRLAGGDTVIVIGTREGVEAAATILGRE; via the coding sequence GTGCCCGCTTCACGCCTGAGCAGGACTCCGTTGCCGGGGATCGGCTTCCGTTACGACCTCACCACTCGCGAACAGCGTCAGTTGTCGGTCATCGCCCACCGGGACGGAGGACGCACGCTCAGCGCCTACCGCTCCGACGATCCGGACGCGTGCGAGCTGTCGCTCAGACTGTCCTCCAGCGAAGCGGCGTACCTCATCGACGCGTTGGCGCCCTCGCACCACAGCCCGAACCTGCTGCACACCACCGACCTCGGTCTGGTCGCCGAGCGCATCGAGGTGTCCGGCGTCTCGTACTGGAACGGGCGGCTGCTCGGCGAGACGCAGATGCGGACGGAGACCGGCGCCTCGATCGTGGCCGTGCTGCGCCGCGCGGAGGCGATACCGTCGCCGGCCCCGGACTTCCGGCTCGCGGGCGGCGACACGGTCATCGTCATCGGCACCCGTGAGGGTGTCGAGGCGGCGGCGACCATCCTGGGGCGGGAGTGA
- a CDS encoding PucR family transcriptional regulator produces MRRRCEELRRAVAAACPGHAVAVAAGTVRDDFAELHLSHSQALGTLALGRELDGAAGSFIRLHEDSGVYRLLDQLPATELRALVDDALGPLLRYDTRHDGSLVHSLGVYLRHDRNGVEAAEELHVHYNTLRYRLKQIERLTGAPDKDPMRRLQTELAVHAHRLLRARAR; encoded by the coding sequence TTGCGCCGCCGCTGCGAGGAACTGCGCCGCGCGGTCGCCGCGGCCTGTCCCGGACACGCCGTCGCCGTCGCCGCGGGCACCGTCCGCGACGACTTCGCCGAGCTCCATCTGAGTCACAGTCAGGCGCTCGGCACGCTCGCCCTCGGCCGCGAACTCGACGGCGCCGCCGGCTCGTTCATCCGCCTCCACGAGGACAGCGGCGTCTACCGGCTCCTCGACCAGCTGCCCGCCACCGAGCTGCGGGCCCTCGTCGACGACGCTCTCGGACCGCTGCTGCGCTACGACACCCGGCACGACGGCAGCCTCGTGCACAGCCTCGGCGTCTATCTGCGCCACGACCGCAACGGCGTGGAGGCGGCCGAGGAACTCCACGTCCACTACAACACCCTGCGCTACCGGCTCAAACAGATCGAGCGGCTCACCGGCGCCCCGGACAAGGACCCCATGCGCCGGCTCCAGACCGAACTCGCCGTCCACGCACATCGGTTGCTGCGCGCCCGCGCGCGCTGA
- a CDS encoding DUF1116 domain-containing protein, with protein MTAPALLGDAPARIASVGVAAFADVPRTAGADVTHLDWRPPAGGDPDLAWKLAELTGHARVERANEEAVARLLGVRPVWRDVRTARDCLPVLDDRATGERVLLHAGPPVDWADMCGPMRAGVIGAALLEGWADTPEQAQRLADQGALRFEPCHHHEAVGPMGGITSPSMPVLVVEDPGTGRRSYANLNEGAGRCLRYGALGDDVMDRLRWMADVLAPALREALRARTDGVDLRAVTAQALQMGDECHSRNTAASALLLRELAAPLARTAHGPDVLEFLAGNHYWFLNFSMAASKLATSAAHGVPHSTLVTAFARNGVEVGIRVSGLGDAWFTAPAAHVEGLYFAGYGPQDANPDIGDSAITETNGLGGFSLAAAPAITGFVGGTVDLALRTSRDMARITLARHEAYRLPALGGIGAPVGIDLRAVLDTGIEPVVTTGIAHREPGIGQIGAGLVHAPLECFRGALAAFPVPA; from the coding sequence ATGACCGCGCCCGCTCTCCTCGGCGACGCCCCCGCACGCATCGCCTCCGTCGGCGTCGCCGCCTTCGCCGACGTGCCGCGTACCGCCGGGGCCGACGTGACCCACCTCGACTGGCGACCCCCCGCCGGCGGCGACCCGGACCTCGCCTGGAAACTCGCCGAACTCACCGGCCACGCCCGCGTGGAACGGGCCAACGAGGAGGCCGTCGCGCGGCTGCTCGGCGTGAGGCCGGTGTGGCGTGACGTGCGCACCGCCCGCGACTGCCTCCCCGTCCTCGACGACCGTGCCACCGGTGAACGCGTCCTGCTGCACGCAGGACCACCCGTCGACTGGGCCGACATGTGCGGCCCGATGCGCGCCGGCGTCATCGGCGCCGCCCTCCTCGAAGGCTGGGCGGACACCCCCGAACAGGCCCAACGCCTCGCCGACCAGGGCGCGTTGCGCTTCGAGCCGTGTCACCACCACGAGGCCGTCGGACCGATGGGCGGCATCACCTCCCCGTCGATGCCGGTGCTCGTCGTCGAGGACCCCGGCACCGGACGCCGCTCCTACGCCAACCTCAACGAGGGCGCCGGACGCTGTCTGCGCTACGGCGCGCTCGGCGACGACGTCATGGACCGCCTGCGCTGGATGGCCGACGTCCTCGCCCCCGCCCTGCGCGAAGCCCTGCGTGCCAGGACCGACGGCGTGGACCTGCGCGCCGTCACCGCGCAGGCGCTCCAGATGGGCGACGAGTGCCACAGCCGCAACACCGCCGCCTCGGCGCTCCTGCTGCGCGAACTCGCCGCCCCGCTCGCCCGCACCGCCCACGGCCCCGACGTACTGGAGTTCCTCGCGGGCAACCACTACTGGTTCCTCAACTTCTCCATGGCGGCGTCGAAACTCGCCACGTCCGCCGCCCACGGAGTCCCGCACTCGACGCTCGTCACCGCGTTCGCCCGCAACGGCGTCGAGGTCGGCATCCGCGTCAGCGGCCTCGGCGACGCCTGGTTCACCGCGCCCGCCGCCCACGTCGAGGGCCTGTACTTCGCCGGATACGGGCCCCAGGACGCCAACCCCGACATCGGCGACAGTGCCATCACCGAGACCAACGGCCTGGGCGGGTTCTCCCTCGCCGCCGCCCCCGCCATCACCGGCTTCGTCGGGGGCACCGTGGACCTGGCGCTGCGCACCAGCCGCGACATGGCCCGGATCACGCTGGCCCGGCACGAGGCCTACCGGCTGCCCGCTCTCGGCGGCATCGGCGCACCCGTCGGCATCGATCTGCGCGCCGTCCTCGACACCGGTATCGAACCCGTCGTCACCACCGGGATCGCCCACCGGGAACCGGGCATCGGACAGATCGGCGCGGGCCTCGTGCACGCCCCCCTGGAATGCTTCCGCGGCGCGCTCGCGGCCTTCCCCGTCCCCGCATGA
- a CDS encoding NUDIX domain-containing protein gives MADGTKRTKQSAGLLLFRRTPAGPEVLLGHMGGPFWARKDAGAWSVPKGEYGDDETPWDAARREFREELGLPAPDGTPLPLGDTVQSGGKHVTVWAVEADLDPADVVPGTFTMEWPRGSGKDVEFPELDRVAWFGLDAARTAVVKAQTVFLDRLAEQV, from the coding sequence ATGGCTGACGGGACGAAGCGAACGAAACAGAGCGCGGGCCTCCTCCTCTTCCGGCGCACCCCGGCGGGACCCGAGGTGCTGCTCGGTCACATGGGCGGCCCGTTCTGGGCGCGCAAGGACGCCGGGGCGTGGAGCGTTCCCAAGGGCGAGTACGGGGACGACGAGACGCCGTGGGACGCGGCCCGGCGCGAGTTCCGGGAGGAGCTCGGGCTGCCCGCGCCGGACGGGACCCCGCTGCCGCTCGGCGACACGGTGCAGTCGGGCGGGAAGCACGTGACGGTGTGGGCTGTGGAGGCCGATCTCGACCCGGCGGACGTGGTGCCGGGCACGTTCACGATGGAGTGGCCGCGCGGCTCCGGCAAGGACGTCGAGTTCCCGGAGCTGGACCGGGTCGCCTGGTTCGGGCTGGACGCGGCGCGCACCGCCGTCGTGAAGGCGCAGACCGTGTTCCTCGACCGGCTCGCCGAGCAGGTCTGA
- a CDS encoding NADP-dependent succinic semialdehyde dehydrogenase: MPIATVNPATGETLKTYDALSAEDIEVKLARAAEAFAAYRTTTFFDRARLLQGAADLLEADAPDIARVMTTEMGKPVAAARAEAAKCAKTMRWYAEHAQHLLADEHPAESDVKDSGASRAHVRYRPLGPVLAVMPWNFPLWQVVRFAAPALMAGNVGLLKHASNVPQTALYLEDLFRRAGFPEGCFQTLLIGSGAVEDILRDERVVAATLTGSEPAGRSVAAIAGDEVKKTVLELGGSDPYVVMPSADVAKAAKTAVTARVQNNGQSCIAAKRFIVHEDVFEEFRDAFVAGMRALRVGDPLDEDTDVGPLASEQGRTDLEELVDDAVESGATVLCGGQRPKDFADRGWFYEPTVIADVTPEMRIHREETFGPVATLYRVADLDEAIEVANDTPFGLSSNLWTGDEDEIERFARDSGAGGVFVNGMTASHPALPFGGAKRSGYGRELSDHGIKEFCNITTVWVAA, from the coding sequence ATGCCCATCGCGACGGTGAATCCCGCCACCGGCGAGACGCTGAAGACGTACGACGCCCTGTCCGCCGAGGACATCGAGGTGAAGCTCGCCCGGGCGGCCGAGGCGTTCGCCGCGTACCGCACGACGACGTTCTTCGACCGGGCGCGGCTGCTGCAAGGCGCCGCCGACCTGCTGGAAGCCGACGCCCCCGACATCGCCCGCGTCATGACGACGGAGATGGGCAAGCCGGTCGCGGCGGCCCGTGCCGAGGCGGCGAAGTGCGCGAAGACGATGCGCTGGTACGCGGAGCACGCGCAGCATCTGCTCGCCGACGAGCACCCGGCCGAATCGGACGTGAAGGACTCCGGGGCGAGCCGCGCCCATGTCCGCTACCGGCCGCTCGGCCCGGTGCTCGCGGTGATGCCGTGGAACTTCCCGCTGTGGCAGGTCGTCCGGTTCGCGGCGCCCGCGCTGATGGCGGGGAACGTGGGCCTGCTCAAGCACGCGTCGAACGTGCCGCAGACCGCGCTCTACCTGGAGGACCTGTTCCGCAGGGCCGGATTCCCCGAGGGCTGCTTCCAGACGCTCCTGATCGGGTCCGGCGCCGTCGAGGACATCCTGCGCGACGAGCGCGTCGTGGCGGCGACGCTCACCGGCAGCGAACCGGCGGGCCGCTCGGTCGCGGCGATCGCGGGCGACGAGGTGAAGAAGACGGTCCTCGAACTGGGCGGCAGCGACCCGTACGTGGTGATGCCGTCGGCGGACGTGGCGAAGGCGGCGAAGACCGCGGTGACGGCGCGCGTGCAGAACAACGGGCAGTCGTGCATCGCGGCGAAGCGGTTCATCGTGCACGAGGACGTCTTCGAGGAGTTCCGGGACGCGTTCGTCGCGGGCATGCGGGCGCTGCGCGTCGGCGACCCGCTCGACGAGGACACGGACGTCGGCCCGCTCGCCAGCGAACAGGGCCGCACGGATCTGGAGGAACTGGTCGACGACGCCGTCGAGAGCGGGGCGACCGTGCTCTGCGGCGGGCAGCGGCCGAAGGACTTCGCGGACCGCGGCTGGTTCTACGAGCCGACGGTGATCGCCGATGTCACGCCGGAGATGCGCATCCACCGCGAGGAGACGTTCGGCCCGGTCGCGACGCTGTACCGGGTCGCGGACCTGGACGAGGCGATCGAGGTCGCCAACGACACGCCGTTCGGGCTGAGTTCGAACCTATGGACCGGTGACGAGGACGAGATCGAGCGGTTCGCCCGGGACAGCGGGGCGGGCGGTGTCTTCGTGAACGGCATGACGGCCTCGCACCCGGCGCTGCCGTTCGGCGGCGCCAAGCGCTCCGGGTACGGGCGGGAGCTGTCGGACCACGGCATCAAGGAGTTCTGCAACATCACGACGGTGTGGGTCGCCGCCTGA
- a CDS encoding MFS transporter has product MDRSPDPAAADSGIRTAPPGGGAVPYAGGGKHEHRWLILAVIGIAQLMVVLDATIVNIALPSAQQDLGFSDGNRQWIVTAYALAFGSLLLLGGRIADLVGRKTVFIAGLAGFAAASAFGGAATSFGMLVAARALQGAFGALLAPAALSLLTTTFTDPKERAKAFGIYGAIAGAGGAVGLLLGGVLTEYLDWRWCLFVNLAFAVVAILGGLRLLHGGRPTDRPKLDVPGTVLVSVGLFCIVYGFSNAETHDWSDVQTWGFLLVGVVLLAAFSWWETRAGHPLLPLRVVLDRDRGASYLAMFIAGAGMFGVFLFLTYYLQQILGYSPVQTGVAFLPLVACMVVSSIITTNKLVPRFGPKPIVPLGMALAAAAMVWLTFLGLDSTYAAHVMPPLLVQGVGMGLIFATAMNLATGGVAAHDAGVASAMVNTSQQVGGSIGTALLNTLATTAATSYLVGKQPTPQVQAQASIESYSTAYWWSALFFAVGFLVTLVLYRPGRPKIVATEGAVHM; this is encoded by the coding sequence ATGGATCGCTCGCCCGACCCCGCAGCCGCCGACTCCGGCATACGCACCGCTCCACCGGGAGGCGGCGCCGTCCCCTACGCGGGCGGCGGAAAACACGAACACCGGTGGCTGATCCTCGCCGTCATCGGCATCGCCCAGCTGATGGTCGTCCTCGACGCGACGATCGTGAACATCGCACTGCCCTCGGCCCAGCAGGACCTCGGGTTCAGCGACGGCAACCGGCAGTGGATCGTCACGGCGTACGCGCTCGCGTTCGGCAGCCTGCTGCTGCTCGGCGGGCGTATCGCCGACCTGGTGGGCCGCAAGACCGTGTTCATCGCGGGTCTGGCCGGGTTCGCGGCCGCCTCGGCGTTCGGCGGCGCGGCCACCAGCTTCGGCATGCTGGTCGCGGCGCGCGCGTTGCAGGGCGCCTTCGGCGCGCTCCTCGCGCCGGCCGCCCTGTCACTGCTGACCACGACGTTCACGGACCCGAAGGAGCGGGCCAAGGCGTTCGGCATCTACGGCGCGATCGCCGGTGCGGGTGGCGCGGTCGGTCTGCTGCTCGGCGGTGTGCTGACCGAGTACCTGGACTGGCGCTGGTGCCTGTTCGTGAACCTGGCCTTCGCCGTGGTCGCGATCCTCGGCGGTCTGCGGCTGCTGCACGGCGGCCGCCCCACGGACCGCCCGAAACTCGACGTCCCGGGCACGGTCCTGGTCTCCGTCGGTCTGTTCTGCATCGTCTACGGGTTCTCGAACGCGGAGACGCACGACTGGAGCGACGTGCAGACCTGGGGCTTCCTCCTGGTGGGCGTGGTGCTCCTGGCGGCGTTCTCCTGGTGGGAGACGCGGGCCGGACATCCGCTGCTGCCGCTGCGCGTGGTCCTCGACCGGGACCGCGGCGCTTCGTACCTCGCGATGTTCATCGCCGGTGCGGGCATGTTCGGCGTGTTCCTGTTCCTGACGTACTACCTCCAGCAGATCCTCGGATACTCGCCGGTGCAGACCGGTGTGGCCTTCCTGCCGTTGGTGGCGTGCATGGTCGTCTCGTCGATCATCACCACGAACAAACTCGTGCCGAGGTTCGGGCCGAAACCGATCGTGCCGCTCGGCATGGCCCTCGCGGCCGCCGCCATGGTCTGGCTGACGTTCCTCGGCCTCGACAGCACCTACGCCGCGCACGTGATGCCCCCGCTCCTCGTCCAGGGTGTCGGCATGGGTCTGATCTTCGCCACGGCGATGAACCTGGCCACCGGCGGTGTCGCCGCGCACGACGCGGGCGTGGCCTCCGCGATGGTCAACACCAGCCAGCAGGTGGGTGGTTCGATCGGTACGGCCCTCCTGAACACCCTGGCCACGACCGCCGCGACGAGCTACCTCGTCGGCAAGCAGCCCACTCCGCAGGTGCAGGCGCAGGCCTCGATCGAGAGCTACTCCACCGCCTACTGGTGGTCGGCGCTGTTCTTCGCGGTCGGCTTCCTGGTGACTCTGGTCCTGTACCGGCCGGGCAGGCCGAAGATTGTGGCGACCGAGGGCGCCGTGCACATGTGA
- a CDS encoding amino acid kinase, giving the protein MELDAVSCLLDAGHVVIAGGGGGIPVVRGPDGSLRGVEAVVDKDATSALLAVALGADELIVTTGVERVAVGWGTPRQRDLDRLDAATAHRYLAAGEFPEGSMGPKIRASLDFLAAGGRSVLITSPRSLGRALTGATGTRIEATATPARAVVAAPARNTAGPRT; this is encoded by the coding sequence GTGGAACTCGACGCGGTCTCCTGCCTGCTCGACGCCGGGCACGTGGTGATCGCCGGCGGGGGCGGCGGCATCCCGGTGGTGCGCGGCCCCGACGGATCGCTGCGTGGGGTGGAGGCGGTCGTGGACAAGGACGCGACGTCCGCGCTGCTCGCGGTGGCCCTCGGCGCGGACGAGCTGATCGTGACGACCGGCGTCGAGCGCGTCGCCGTCGGCTGGGGCACCCCGCGCCAACGGGACCTGGACCGGCTCGACGCGGCGACGGCGCACCGGTATCTGGCGGCGGGCGAGTTCCCCGAGGGCAGCATGGGGCCGAAGATCCGGGCGTCCCTGGACTTCCTCGCGGCGGGCGGCCGCAGCGTGCTCATCACGTCGCCGCGGTCACTGGGCCGGGCGCTGACCGGGGCGACGGGCACCCGCATCGAGGCGACCGCCACGCCCGCGCGGGCCGTCGTCGCCGCGCCCGCCCGCAACACGGCGGGACCGAGGACGTAA
- a CDS encoding GAF domain-containing protein, with amino-acid sequence MRGGRVEGWGVMRGVPYEAYQVDSERLATAFVEVADAAVRGGPQALAALVGTCVSLLGVPSATAVLKPPTGRVEVAASDPRGLRLERAALSWGEGPGADCRASAQPIRGVPLAHPYARANWPSYTAMARSLGFACVVAVPLRTADRSLGSLSLLSERPGPPGPLQLRLGQHLADAAALGILPRPRC; translated from the coding sequence GTGCGGGGCGGACGAGTCGAGGGGTGGGGCGTCATGCGCGGCGTGCCGTACGAGGCGTACCAGGTGGACAGCGAGCGGCTCGCGACGGCGTTCGTCGAAGTGGCGGACGCCGCTGTACGGGGCGGACCGCAGGCACTCGCGGCGCTCGTCGGCACCTGCGTCTCGCTGCTCGGGGTGCCGTCGGCCACGGCCGTGCTCAAGCCGCCGACGGGACGCGTCGAGGTGGCCGCGTCGGATCCGCGGGGGCTTCGCCTGGAGCGGGCCGCCCTGTCGTGGGGCGAGGGCCCCGGCGCGGACTGCCGGGCTTCCGCGCAGCCGATCCGCGGGGTGCCGCTCGCGCATCCGTACGCGCGCGCCAACTGGCCGTCGTACACGGCGATGGCGCGCAGCCTGGGCTTCGCCTGTGTCGTCGCGGTACCGCTGCGCACGGCGGACCGCTCGCTCGGCTCGCTCAGTCTGCTCTCGGAGCGGCCGGGCCCGCCGGGGCCGCTCCAACTGCGCCTGGGCCAGCACCTCGCGGACGCCGCCGCGCTCGGCATCCTGCCCCGCCCCCGCTGCTGA
- a CDS encoding cation:proton antiporter, with protein sequence MHSAVFLIEFGAIILALGLLGRLAGRLRFSPIPLYLLAGLAFGEGGLLPLGASEEFVAIGAEIGVILLLLMLGLEYTASDLVSNLKTQYPAGLVDMTFNALPGAAAALLMGWGPVAAVVLAGVTWISSSGVIAKVLGDLGRLGNRETPVILSILVLEDLAMAVYLPIITALLAGVGWAAGGLTLAIALGAAGLVLFVAVRFGRHISRFVSSDDPEKLLLVVLGLTILVAGLAQQLQVSAAVGAFLVGIALSGEVAEGTHTLLSPLRDLFAAVFFVFFGLHTDPASIPPVLLPALLLAVVTACTKIFTGYWAARRAGVSVKGRWRAGGALVARGEFSIVIAGLAVTSGIEPRLGPLATAYVLILVIVGPLTARYTEPLAQRLFGRRQVPAGAVPAPRSASASSVEPVPVKSGESAAVDPVEPVDPAPVKSGESAPVDEQIG encoded by the coding sequence ATGCACTCCGCTGTCTTCCTCATCGAGTTCGGGGCGATCATCCTGGCGCTCGGCCTGCTGGGCCGGCTGGCCGGGCGACTGCGCTTCTCTCCCATCCCGCTCTATCTGCTGGCCGGTCTCGCGTTCGGCGAGGGCGGGCTGCTCCCGCTCGGCGCGAGCGAGGAGTTCGTGGCGATCGGCGCCGAGATCGGCGTGATCCTGCTGCTGTTGATGCTCGGCCTGGAGTACACCGCGAGCGACCTCGTCAGCAATCTCAAGACGCAGTACCCGGCGGGGCTCGTCGACATGACGTTCAACGCGCTGCCCGGCGCGGCGGCCGCGCTGCTCATGGGCTGGGGTCCGGTGGCGGCCGTGGTGCTCGCCGGTGTCACCTGGATCTCGTCGTCGGGCGTCATCGCCAAGGTGCTCGGCGACCTCGGCCGGCTCGGCAACCGTGAGACGCCGGTGATCCTGAGCATCCTCGTGCTCGAGGACCTGGCCATGGCCGTGTACCTGCCCATCATCACGGCCCTGCTGGCGGGCGTCGGCTGGGCCGCGGGCGGTCTGACGCTCGCGATCGCGCTCGGCGCGGCGGGTCTGGTCCTGTTCGTCGCGGTGCGGTTCGGGCGGCACATCTCGCGGTTCGTGTCGAGCGACGACCCGGAGAAGCTGCTCCTGGTCGTGCTCGGTCTGACGATCCTCGTCGCGGGTCTGGCGCAGCAGCTCCAGGTGTCCGCCGCCGTCGGCGCGTTCCTCGTCGGCATCGCGCTGTCCGGCGAGGTCGCCGAGGGCACGCACACGCTCCTGTCACCGCTGCGGGACCTGTTCGCGGCCGTGTTCTTCGTCTTCTTCGGTCTGCACACCGATCCGGCGAGCATTCCGCCGGTGCTGCTGCCCGCGCTGCTGCTCGCCGTCGTGACGGCCTGCACGAAGATCTTCACGGGGTACTGGGCGGCCCGCCGCGCCGGTGTCTCGGTGAAGGGACGCTGGCGGGCCGGCGGGGCGCTCGTGGCGCGCGGCGAGTTCTCCATCGTGATCGCCGGGCTGGCCGTGACGTCCGGCATCGAGCCGCGGCTCGGACCGCTGGCGACCGCGTACGTCCTGATCCTGGTGATCGTGGGGCCGCTCACCGCGCGCTACACGGAGCCGCTCGCGCAGCGGCTGTTCGGCCGGCGTCAGGTGCCTGCGGGCGCGGTGCCCGCTCCCCGCTCGGCCTCGGCCTCGTCGGTGGAGCCGGTTCCGGTGAAGTCCGGGGAGTCCGCGGCCGTCGACCCGGTCGAGCCGGTCGACCCGGCGCCGGTGAAGTCCGGCGAGTCGGCTCCGGTGGACGAGCAGATCGGCTGA
- a CDS encoding DUF2877 domain-containing protein yields MPDRRGFWAPPRAQDTPRGPAAARLAAIRPPRPLPAEVRPGASALLHALADGADPDRRRAALGVLGLGPGATPSGDDLLCGLLLAARLTHRPPHWLPALTDVVRQAPGHTPPVSAALLRHAADGYCVPQAAHLLRAAATGADLSAPVTALLAVGHSSGSDLLHGLCAGARLLTRTVGPEGFRRRPTPS; encoded by the coding sequence GTGCCTGACCGCAGGGGGTTCTGGGCGCCGCCCCGCGCCCAGGACACCCCGCGGGGCCCTGCCGCGGCCCGGCTCGCAGCGATCCGGCCGCCCCGGCCGCTGCCCGCCGAGGTCCGGCCGGGGGCCTCGGCCCTGCTCCACGCCCTCGCGGACGGCGCCGACCCCGACCGGCGCCGCGCGGCGCTCGGCGTGCTCGGCCTCGGCCCCGGCGCGACGCCGTCCGGCGACGACCTGCTGTGCGGGCTGCTGCTCGCCGCCCGCCTCACCCACCGGCCGCCGCACTGGCTGCCCGCGCTCACCGACGTCGTACGGCAGGCTCCCGGCCACACCCCGCCGGTGTCCGCCGCGCTGCTGCGGCACGCGGCGGACGGCTACTGCGTGCCGCAGGCCGCCCACCTGCTGCGCGCCGCCGCGACCGGCGCGGACCTCTCCGCGCCGGTCACCGCCCTGCTCGCCGTCGGGCACAGCTCCGGCAGCGACCTGCTGCACGGGCTGTGCGCCGGTGCACGGCTGCTGACCCGTACGGTCGGCCCCGAAGGGTTCAGGCGGCGACCCACACCGTCGTGA